The sequence below is a genomic window from Patescibacteria group bacterium.
TTCGCATTTTTCCTCCCACATCCTTAGGCATTTTTGTTTTGCCTCGCACCAGGAATAACCAGCCGACCCAATGCAGCCGTGCTCGTCCCGATCTCCCCCTAAAAGATTATCAGGATTGTTGAATGCGGGAGTATATTGATAAACAAAAAATCCGCCAGCGGATAAAACCGCGATGGCACAGATAATAATGAGTATTTTTGTCTTCATGTTTTGCTATATTTTTATTGTATCACAACCTGATAGCGGCCCCAAACAAAAAGCCCGCAGATGCGGGCCTCTTGCAAACCCTACTTAGCGGGTTTTGTCTCTAAAGGCATCGGGCGAATATCGGGCTGGTTAAACAACTCTCCTGTCAGAGGAACGGTGATATAGGTTCTGTAAAAATCCGTCTGGCCGTCTTGAGGAATAATCGGGAAGATGAGGGCCGGAACAAAAAGCTCGGACGAGTAAGGCCTTGCCGAATCCCATTGCCAAGTCATCAGCAGTCCCCTTACCGGTTGTCCCACTTCGACGGTGACGGTCTTCGTAGCTTCAGGAGAAAGATAGTTGCCGTACATGCCGCCGTTTTCGACGAATTTTATAATTTTTTCGGCATCTGTTTCTAAATTATACGCCGAACTTTCGAAAGTGCTTGTATTGATGTTGTAGGCGCTGGTCACTCTTCTGTAGGCCAGGTCGATTCCGATGCCGATTCCGTACTTTTGGCCTGATTGGTCGTAAACCTGCTCGCCATTAATGACCATCGGATAGACCACATTGGCATAATCTCTGATATAAGATACGTCAGAAACGGGGCTGGATTCGGCTTTCATAATAGCGTAACCCTGATTCTCTTGCACTTCGCCCGGGCCGTAGTTCCCTATATTAATGCCGTAATCAGCCAAGAATTTGTCGGCAATGGCGACTATCTCCTGGTCGCTCATTTGGGCAGATTGGCCCACGCTATCTCTTGCGGGCCACTTCTCCCAGTTCATATTGATGGACAGGGTGTTCTGCCTGAAATCTACGTAAAGAGCATAGCCGTATTCTTTGTCTTCGGCAATCTCCATAGTGTTCACCTTCATATTCTGGAATTTATTGAGGTCAACCATGTTTAAATCCATCCTGCCGATGACATCTGCCAACTGGCCGCCTACTGATCCGACGGTCCTCCGGTAAACGTTGCCCTGGCCGGATGCGAGACCAAGATCCCCNNNNNNNNNNNNNNNNNNNNNNNNNNNNNNNNNNNNNNNNNNNNNNNNNNNNNNNNNNNNNNNNNNNNNNNNNNNNNNNNNNNNNNNNNNNNNNNNNNNNTCTGGAATTTATTGAGGTCAACCATGTTTAAATCCATCCTGCCGATGACATCTGCCAACTGGCCGCCTACTGATCCGACGGTCCTCCGGTAAACGTTGCCCTGGCCGGATGCGAGACCAAGATCCCCGCCGACATAGACATATTTATAATTTGTTATCTCATAAGGGTAAGGAGCTATCGCGCTGCTAGGTACGCCACCTCCGCCGAAACCCCCGCCCAACCCCAACGGGACAGCCGGACTGCTGGCCACTTTATCAGGCTGGGAAAGCGTCTGAGCTGAAGAATCCCCGGCAGCCTCGTTCTGCGAAGGATTGAGGACTAGCTCTCCGAAAGCTTCGACTCCCACGTCCTTGATGGAGGACTCGCCGGCCTGATTTGGCAAATTGAGGAAAGCGACTAAGGCTATTAAGCTCAGGACCGCTGCTCCCGCATAAATGAAATCTTTGGAAAATATTTTAAACATATTTTTATTAGCTTGTTTTAATTCTGTTAATTTTGACCTTTCTTCGTTTAATTTTAATCTTAAATTATTGACGAACTTTTCATCAATCTTGCCTTGAGGCCTGACTGTCAGAAGATCTTGGATAATCCTGACCAAAACTCCCTCCTTTGATTTAAGGCTGGGGTCTATTAAATATATGTCGTTTAGTATCTGTTTGATGTTTTTTTTCATATTTTTGGATCTACACTATTTATTACGTCTTAGTTCGGAAAAAGTAACAGGCCGAGAAAGACGGCTAAAGGCATCTGGCTTTTTAGGGCTCCGATCGCCCGCGAAAAGATGACCCGGCAATGCGCCTCATCTTTGCCTAAAGCCTCGGCTATTTCCTTATAAGACATGCCTTCCCAGACCCGTAAAAGCACGATCTCGCGCTGTTCCGGCCTTAGCTTCTTTAAATATTCCTGCACCTTCTTCAGCTTCTGAGCCGTATCAAGATCCCTGAGGATATCGTCGTTTCCGGCCAAATCCCAAACATCATCGATATTCACTTCGTTCTTTTTCGACCTGTAAAAATCAACGACCTGGTTCCTGGCTATTTGGTAAAGCCAGGTAGAAAATAAGCCTTTTTCCCGATCAAATTGGTCAAGATTTTTTAAAGCTTTTAAGAATGTCTGGCTTGTTAGGTCTTCCGCCGTTTCTTTATGGTGGGTCTTAAAATAGATGAAATTAAAAATCTTCCTTACGTATTTATCGTAAAGCTCGGGAAAACTGTCCGCGTCGATTCTAGTTGCTCCAAATATTTTCATCCTCTCTATTTAATACGCCAAAACGCTTAAAGTGTAACACCTGTATTATACCTCAAATAATATGTATAAATTATTAAAAACATTCCCCGGGGCGGCGGGCAAAAAAACTGAGGAAATAAAATTTACTTCCCCAGATCTAGAATCTCATCAATCCTGATTTGATTTACAAATTCAGGCATGTGGCTGACCAAAACCATGGCGCCTTCATATTTATTCAAAGCGTCGGCAATGACCGGCAAATGACGGAAATTAATGTGGTTGGTCGGCTCATCCAAGATAAGCAGGCCGGGTTTCTGAAGCACGAGCCGGGCTAACAGCACCAGGCCTTTTTGGCCTTCGGATAAACTGCCGATTTTGGAATACATCAAATCGCCGGTAATCAAAAATCCGGCGGCCAAAGAGCGAACAGCCTCTTCCGATAAACCTTCGGCTACCGAGCTTAAGGATTGCCAGACCGTATCGTCAAAATTAAGCGTAGAAAAATCCTGGCGGTAATAGCCCACAATTACTCCCGGAGCTATTTTAGCACCCTTGGCTTGGCCTGACGCCAAAGATTCCAGCAAAGTGGTTTTACCAATGCCATTGGGCCCTATCAAAAGCAACCGTTCTTTTTTCCTTAAAGAAATATTAGCCTCTTTTTTGATGAATTTGCGCTTTTGCATAACCGAAAAAGAAGTGATCCTCAAAATCTCCCCGCTGAGATCCTGCTGGCAAGGAATGGTAAAATGCCTGATGGTCTTGTCCTCTTTTCTGACCTCAACCTTGGCCTCTTCCATTTCCTCGACCTGATTTTTCATTTTTTTGGCCACCAGCCTCATCTTGCCGCCCTTGTTGGCAAAATAGTTTATTTTATCCTTATTCGCGATAATCCTTTTGGCCAACTGCGCGTTTTGCCTGTTTTCCCTTTCGATCCGGGCTGTAATTTCTTTGAGCAAGTCAAAATAGTTGCCTATATATTGCTCAACCTTGCGCGTAAAAACATCCAAGTATAAAACGCCTTGGGTGAAAGTATTTAAAAAATCGGCGTCATGGGAAATAACGATGCAGGTTTCCTGATAATCAACTAAAAATTGAGTAAGATGGGCTATACCCTCTTTATCCAGATTATTGGTCGGCTCGTCTAAAAGCAGTAAATCGGGATTTTGGATAATAGCTGAAGCTAAAAGAAGCCTAGCTTGCTGGCCGCCCGAAAACGATTTGATCAGTCGCTCGTGGTCGGCCGAAAGATTCACCACTTCCAGGGCCGCGTCAATTTTAGGATCGATATCGTAAACCTTTTTTTGAAAGCAGTTCTGGAAGAACTCCCTTAAAGTGAGTTGGAACTGATCCCGAGGAATAACCTGTTTGGCTGCAGCCACGGTCAATTCCGGGCCCAGATGCACGGCGCCTGAATCGGGAGATAAAGCGCCCGTGATAAGCTGGAAAATAGTACTTTTACCCGCGCCATTCTGACCCATAAGGGTGATTTTAGACCCCCTTCTTACCGAAAAATCGACCTCATTTAAAATAGGCTTACTATGGCCGTGGCCGAAGGAAACCTCGTCAAATCTTAAAATGACTTCCTGATTGCTCATATAAATTCAACCCCTTGAGAATAACACAAAACAGGCTCCAATAAAAGCCTGTTTAAGAAAAAATAATTCTGGGATTACCTGATTATGGAGCCCATAAACTTCTTGACGCGCAGCGCATCAACGGGACTTTGCCAATTATTGTCAGTTTTAAAGTAAGACCCCACAATGAAGCCGTCGGCTGTAGGAAGATATTCATTAATGCTTTCAGGCGTGATGCCCGAACCGACTAAAACCGGCAGTTTGGTAAAAGTTTTTATCTCAAGCAAGTCTGCGGGCTTAGCCGATTCTCCCGTGAGACCCGCCGTAATAACAAGGCCGTCCGCTCGGAAAAATTCCGTTTGCTTAACCATATCTTTAAACGTGAGATCGCTCGTCAAAATATGGCCCCGCTGTTTCTTTCTGACATCAGCGAATATTTTGATATGCTCGGCCTTGAGCTCTTTTCTCAAACGGAATAAAGCGCCGGCTGAACCTTCAACCAAGCCGGCCGGACCTGTATGAGCAAAAACAAAGTTTTCCACCCGGATAAAATCGAGGTCGGCTCTAGCCGCAATTTCCATTGCTTCAAGATTCGCCACCTCAAGCATTTGAATACCAATGGGTAATTCAGTGCGCGAACGGAGCTCTTGAGCTACTCTTAACATTCCCCCAACCGTACTTCTAGATAAAGGAGGTTTTACATAAGGAAGGTCATACATATTCTCGAGCATCACCGCCCCAATCCCCGATTCTTCGTAGATCTTCAATTCCTCAACCGCCCGGTCAATCACGCTATTGATATTACCCCCGTAATAAGGAGACCCGGGCAGGGCTAAAGTATGAATCATGCCGATAATGGCTTTTGGCGGCAAATTTCTCATAGAGTAATTAAGGATTGACGGATCCTGTCGAATTGGCTTTTAAGGCCCGCCCGATCGAATTCTGTAACGGTGCCTTCGGGGTAATTACCGATATTGGTAGAATGGATTAAATAACGCACGGCAATGCAGGGATTCGTCCCGGGAAGCGCCCAAACTTCTTCTTCATAAAAGTTGCCTGCCGCGGCCCCGTTCGTAGTTAAAAAAGAATATTCTTTGCCGTAATCGATGAAGTTCTGGACGTTAATGCTGCCATCTGAGAAAAGTAACGCATTACATTCCTGGACAGCGGGAATAATCTCTACAGAAATGCCGGTGTCAAAGCTCGATAAATTAGTGCCGGCAGTAAGATTCTCCGGAA
It includes:
- a CDS encoding ABC-F family ATP-binding cassette domain-containing protein; this encodes MSNQEVILRFDEVSFGHGHSKPILNEVDFSVRRGSKITLMGQNGAGKSTIFQLITGALSPDSGAVHLGPELTVAAAKQVIPRDQFQLTLREFFQNCFQKKVYDIDPKIDAALEVVNLSADHERLIKSFSGGQQARLLLASAIIQNPDLLLLDEPTNNLDKEGIAHLTQFLVDYQETCIVISHDADFLNTFTQGVLYLDVFTRKVEQYIGNYFDLLKEITARIERENRQNAQLAKRIIANKDKINYFANKGGKMRLVAKKMKNQVEEMEEAKVEVRKEDKTIRHFTIPCQQDLSGEILRITSFSVMQKRKFIKKEANISLRKKERLLLIGPNGIGKTTLLESLASGQAKGAKIAPGVIVGYYRQDFSTLNFDDTVWQSLSSVAEGLSEEAVRSLAAGFLITGDLMYSKIGSLSEGQKGLVLLARLVLQKPGLLILDEPTNHINFRHLPVIADALNKYEGAMVLVSHMPEFVNQIRIDEILDLGK
- a CDS encoding BtpA/SgcQ family protein yields the protein MRNLPPKAIIGMIHTLALPGSPYYGGNINSVIDRAVEELKIYEESGIGAVMLENMYDLPYVKPPLSRSTVGGMLRVAQELRSRTELPIGIQMLEVANLEAMEIAARADLDFIRVENFVFAHTGPAGLVEGSAGALFRLRKELKAEHIKIFADVRKKQRGHILTSDLTFKDMVKQTEFFRADGLVITAGLTGESAKPADLLEIKTFTKLPVLVGSGITPESINEYLPTADGFIVGSYFKTDNNWQSPVDALRVKKFMGSIIR
- a CDS encoding sigma-70 family RNA polymerase sigma factor, with translation MKIFGATRIDADSFPELYDKYVRKIFNFIYFKTHHKETAEDLTSQTFLKALKNLDQFDREKGLFSTWLYQIARNQVVDFYRSKKNEVNIDDVWDLAGNDDILRDLDTAQKLKKVQEYLKKLRPEQREIVLLRVWEGMSYKEIAEALGKDEAHCRVIFSRAIGALKSQMPLAVFLGLLLFPN